Sequence from the Cydia strobilella chromosome 14, ilCydStro3.1, whole genome shotgun sequence genome:
ACCAGATCTACCCTTCCATTCTAATGGAGTACCACTGCTGGTTGCAGAATTACCTCCTATTATCCTCCACTCTGGCATCTCAGGAGTTATAATTCTATGAATACCATCCTTTCCATAATCCATGTACTTTACTTGTCCTTTTCGTTGTTTCAATGTTGTTAGGGATCCCTTTGCGTATTGCGGTTGCTGTATCTCTGACAAGGCTTGTCTCAGTAATGCAGCgtctttaaatttagttttgctTGAGCCCTGAGGTCCTTTAGGTTTGTTTTTGCTTGAGACCTGAGGTTTTTTTGTCTTTGACTTTTGGGAATCTTTTCTAAACGATACTAGTTCTTCAATAGGCAAAACTCTCAATAATCCATTTTCGGCTTTGGAACTACGCTCATTGACACTAGCCTCAGAATGATGTTTGTGTGGAGAAATGGACAAGGGTACGATGCCTAAAATTTTTGCAGGCTGTATCATTGTGAGTAACAATCCTTCTAAATAGGGTACTTTTGATGACGTTGTAGACTCGTGTGTGCTTTGTTTCATAAAGCGATCGTAAGAAAATGGTTTTCCCACTAAAATAGGTCTGAGCTTTAAGTTATCAAGGCTTGATATTTTACCGCTGCCATCTAAAAGAGTTCCCTCACCAGTAACAATCCAACCGTTTTGCAAAAGAACGTTTCGTATTGCTCTGTCCAATGCTATGATATCTGCTGTGCTTGTAGGTATTCTATTACCATTGAGAGTTGTGATTCTGAGTTGCTCTCTAAGCCAATGGCCGAAGGCTGGATCTTCTATATATTGATGATGGTAATTAAAAGgtttgtacctatttattctAAATTTCTCCCAATTATTAGGGATACGTGATCCCCCTTCCCAATAAGTTTTGATGGTCTTGTAAGTCCAACCTATAATTCTGCCATATTTATCTTTTCTAGGCACTTTCATTCTTTGGAACGTTGgagttttaatttctttatcaCCCGAAAACTGGAATCTCTCGGTTGGCGGAGGTCTGATATGAATGGAATGATTAGCTTCGTCTAAAGAATTCTGTTCTTTATGCCAAATCGTTTCAATTCCGCCTGGAGTGTGTTCTGGGCTACTTTCTTCAAACAGATTTTGAGGTTCTAAAGAGTCCAATAAGGTTGAATCTTTTGAAGGTTTATCCAAATTAAGATCATTATCTATTAATGGTTTTACAGACGCGTGGTTTGTGTCGTGAGAATTTGGGTATTCTTTGCCAGAAACAGGTATGAGTTCTGATGAAACGTCTTGTGTTGGAGGCTTAATATTATCAATCACAATTTCTGTCTTTGTTTGGTCATTTCCTCCAGGTACAAGCTGTGAAATGATATCAAGTTCCATTTGCAATTTCGGGACTTCTATGTCAGTTTCATCAATTATGATTTCTGCTTTTTTGTGATCATTTGGATTAGAAATAAAAGCTTCAGGTTTAACATTGTTTTCATCAAGTTGCATTTGCAATTTTGGGATTTTAAGGTCAGTGTCAATCACAATTTCTGGCTTTTTGTGGTCATATTCTCCTGAGATATGCTGGGCATATGAAGTAAAATGTTCAGGTTTAACTGTACTCTGATCAATTTGCATTTGCCACTCCGGGAGTTTCATCCCAATATCATCAATCATAATTCCTGTATTTTTTTGGTCATTTGGATGTGAAATAAAATGTCCAGGTTTAACTTTGATTCCATCAAGTTGCATTAGCCACTCCGGGGTTTTCATTCCAATGTtcatttctgtatttttgtGGTCATTTGGGTATGAAATAAAATGTCCAGAGTTAACTTTGATTCCATCAAGTTGCATTGGAAACTCTGGGATTTTCATTCCACTGTTATCAATCATCATTTCTATATTTTTGTGGCCATTTGGATGTGAAATAAAATGTTCAGGTTTAACTTGTATTCCATCAAGTTGCATTGGCCACTGCGGGATTTTCATTCCACTGTTATCAATCATCATTTCTATATTTTTGTGGTAATTTGGATGTGAAATAAAATGTTCAGGTTTAACTTGTATTCCATCAAGTTGCATTGGCCACTGCGGGATTTTCATTCCACTGTTATCAATCATCATTTCTATATTTTTGTGGTAATTTGGATGTGAAATAAAATGTCCAGGTTTAACTTTGACTCCATCAAATTGCATTGTAAACTCTGGGATTTTCATTCCACTATTATCAATGATCATTTCTATATTTTTGTGGTCATTTGGATGTGAAATAAAATGTTCAGGTTTAACTTTGATCCCATCAAGTTGCATAGGCCACTCCGGGATTTTCATTCCACTGTTATCAAtcataatttttgtatttttgtggtCATTTggatgtaaaataaaatgttcagGTTTAACTTTAATCCCATCAAGTTGCATTGGCCACTTCGGGATTTTAATTCCACTGTTATCAATCATAATTTCTGTATTTTTGTGGTCATTTggatgtaaaataaaatgttcagGTTTAACTTTAATCCCATCAAGTTGCATTGGCGACTCCGGGTTTTTCATGCCAATGTCATCAATattaatttttgttattttgtggtcgTTTTCAGGtatatctttattctttatttgcacTTGCCATTTCGGGATTTCCATGTCAATGTCATTGATCATAATGTCCGTCTTTATGTCGTCATTTTCTCCTGATATCTGCAGTGAATATGAATCAATATGTTCAGGTTTTACCTTGTTTTGATCAAGTGACATATGCCATGTCGGGATTTTAATGTCAGTGTTAGAATATTGTTCATTAAAGTTCAAGTCTTTAGGTATTTTATCATCAGGAACTATAGTGTTTTCTTTACCTTTATTACTGTCATGCTGTGGTACAGGTTCAATATATGTTTTATGTTCCCGTAAATCTTTACTCGGACTGATTTCAAATATATCTCTAATCGACGGATTTTGGTCAATATTATGAATGTGACCATATGTGTCGGGGAAATCGGGAATTTTTCTCTGATGTTCCTTTTGGGGAATGAAGCTGATAATTTCGCCTGTGTCTGGTTTCTTGTATACGAAAACAACTAGTCTCTCGACACCTAAATGATCTGAATCCAAACTGTTGATGATCGTGGGAGTTTCCGTAGGACACACACAATTTTCATTATATTCTTTTACGTACTGTGGGTCAAATCCTGGTAACCTGAAATTAAGTTAAGTGTAAATTTTTGGGTATACAAATGGTAATACCTAAATAGTTGTATTGTCTTAGATTCCATATGTACTTAATCGTGAGATACGCATGTAAAtggatttaaataggtatttggaAGTAAATACGTATTTGTTTATAATTGAATTAAGTTTAAAGTAAGTTTTAAGAGTGGTATGGGCATTGTGAATgccatctcgctttgtgtggtagggcacagcacagcggatgtcattccagatctagagcagagtccTAGGGGAataagtacctccaccttacagaaaaccgcagccaaataccactagaccctactcatagtgttgtgttcctgccggtgagtaaggttgctgGAGCTCAACGAAGGTGCGGAGAGTAAggttcggcaacgcgcatgtaacacctctggatttgcaggtgtccataggtacggagactgcttaccattagctgtatgcttgtttgccaccgacgtagtataaaaaatttgatatttaatGCTTAATACTGACCTTAGTGCGGATGCTTTCACCATCAAGTACATCAACGGTAAAACCTGAAACCAACCAGTTTCTTTCAGTGGCAATTATCGTATGTCTAAAAACAACGTAAGGATGACTAGTAGATAATAACGTCTACCTTTCGTAAGTAGATACTACGTATCtaaatgtttatttctttatctcaatataaacaagtttttttagCCCAGTATACATATACATGGTATATATACAATCTGTATGGCACATACAGAGATAGTAgatacaacaagggcataaagagATCTATTTTTATCCGAGAcaatttattggttcgagcgaagcgaggacgaatatagccgaggataaaaattgtcatttatgccctctgcttttcacttcgattgtgagtaaaatatacaaaaatatcatacagtatttattcaagactaaagaaaattgtaaccGGGCCGGTCtggggcgcggggcacgccgtGCCAAACGGAATcgcgccggtcgggggcgcgccggcagggctggcagtttgtatggcagattttggactttattgctaagtcaataacggtcgtaatagatgattttactttatgctctagaacataataagcaactttatgtcgtctaagCACGACTTAaatcgaactttacgagcatgacaAGTGAAAATAGCATTTAATGGAGTAAGGAACTTGaactttatattaaatatgtaaaatgtCTAAAGGCTCAATCTTGGTGccaacaaacaacaaaacaaaacataacaaacaataacaaaaaatagaataaaCGACCTTAGACAGGGCAGAAATGACTTAAATTCGACACActtttcttaaggggcccactgattacagtccgccggacgatatcagcctgtcagttgttcggaagtcggaactgtcaaatttttgatctaactgacaggctgatatagTCCGGCAgcctgataatcagtgggcccctttaggcatTATTCtgattgttaatattttttgttaactaatatgattgtaggtacttaccttcAATATACTCATGATTACACAAAAGCAAACACCTATCAGCAAATCTCCATCTCTCTGAACGTTCTTAGTTCGGAAAACCCGTTTTATAGCAATaagcaattaaaaataattagtgcaCCGATGGAAAAGGGAAAACGCACTAAATTAGCGAAGATAATTCACTTTTCTGTCACGGTTTTCTTAATTTAGCAAATTGTACCTTAATTTAGctaattgtaatattaattttcgACGTGGTTCCGCGCTATCGGTTTTGTCGTCTGGgtgtttttaaagtaggtaggtaccaacTTAGTACTTACACAGCACAGTACCAGTACTACCAGTAGGGTGtatatatgcatatttttcatgacataaaaacaataataaatcgGTCAAGCGTGGGTCGCTcttcagatttaaaaaatatcgaAAGCATCGGCGCGCACTCGCGCTTGGTTGAATTAATAACACATAATACCTATGCGATACTTACTATAATACTTTTGCTACGAGttctatttgctgaataaatgtttgatatttgtCTTATAActcgtaaattaataattagagttttacacataattaaaataaatatgtcatcAGAGTAAGAATAATTACTGAGGTATCATGATTGACCGCCCTCCGCAAGTTTCAGATTAATAAGgcatttcaaaatattaaaaatcaatcagctttgttaaaaattaaaactcattAATTAAGTAAATGAGTAATCGCTATATTGCAAACATAATCAGTGTCACAATTTTCTTAAAAGTATACCCAcataatgaaaatacaaaacttAGATTCTTCCAAATCACTTGggtattatcataaataaatatctaattacTAATAGTTTTTCTGGTAAAAGTAAGAAATTCATCTTTTTCGGCACAGGCTTCACGGGATCAAACGGACAtcatttaataatcaaatatagtattagtattacaataaatattaataggtaAAAGGGTCATATTAAAGTGTACGTATAATCAATCAGTTTTCGGTTTCTGTTCAACAGGAGCATCCTTTTGCGGCTGACTCTTTAACTTCTCCTTTATTTTCTTCAACAGCTCAGTTTGTTTCTTATAGAAATACCCTTCTTCCTGAGCAACCCCGTATTCCCCCAACGCCCCTCCACTTTGCCTGACCGATCCACCCCCTCCTCCACCCCTTCCTACTCCTGATCCTGGAGATCCGGACCCCTGGATTAACCTGAACGAGGTACAATACGGAGACTTGACATGAGCACGCACTGCAATTTTAgtgaacatttttatttatatgtttacgATTTTGATGGTTCACTGACGTttgacttttgttttttttctttgggTATATTACCTATAACcttattttagtattattataaaaccAACATTGTAATCacgaaacacaatttttaatgCGTATCTACTTTAAACATTTACCGTAAAATACATGTAATATGCTACAATAAGTGAAATAGTTACTGACCTATTTGGCTGTTTAGGCTCAGTATTGGTTCGTTAAAAATAGCATAAAAAGTACACAATATAGAACACTGACGGGGCTCAATGTCACAATGACACAAAATGTCTTTAAACTAAACAAACCATCAATAGTTTTATTATGATTCATCCAGTCCATATATTTTAACGcaacaatttttttctaaattaccAAAATCATAGTCATGAGTTCCAACAGTTTAATCCGTAGTGCTCTAACCTACAGAGTGTTCTCAAGAAGACAATCGCCAATGTGTGCTCAAGTCCGATATGTGGACAAGTCAGCAAAACCCCCAGCGAAAGCAGGAACAATAGATAAACTAAACATGCCAGGTTTCGTCACTCCAGATAACGAAAAAGAGGAAGGGTACTTCACTCAAAAGGCGAAGCGTCAGCTAGAGGAGCTGAAGAAGAAGTTAGATAAACCTAAAGTTAAAGATTATGAGAAGAGAGATTAAGTGCACGATTGAACGCGTTACACGGATTTTTACAacttattttcataaaataatacataaatatttttttaaactgtactGTATTTTGTCAATATACTTACTAGCGATCCGCCCCGGCATCGCACAGGTAgtaattatacacataaactttccccaagaatcactctattgataggtgaaaaccgcatgaaaatccgttctaaagttttttgagtttatcgtggacatacagacagacagacgaggtGGGGTTATTATGTGTAGTGACAATGACACAAACTAAAGCTGAAACAACACACTggtcattaattaatttattacaaaatttaacGCCCATTTATTGCATCCTCCGGATTCTTAATAACTATTTCTTTCATAACACCTTTATTTCTTAATCGTTCTTTTTCTTTCCTCAATCTTTGCTCCTCGGAGGAGACTTTGTCTATCTCAACGCCAAAATAGCTCTTCGCAAAAGGAGACTGTTCTTTTTCATTGGCAAAATTTCTAGCATTCGTATTTGTAACATAATTGATATCACACATTAGAATATTTTTTGCCAAATGATGAACGTTTAAGGAGTTTGGTGTACCATGAGTCAGTTCCAGTCTCCTGTTCCATTGGAAGAACGGTTTCATACAATTTGAAGAGTGTACAATGGAATGTTTACTAGTCCAGATTAATGGATAATTGGATGCTGAGAAGAATCGCCTTTGTAGACAAGACTTTACGAAATCCTGATTTTTATACGATGTGCAAAACTTCTTCATGAATAAAATCATGGTAATTAAGAGagaggtttatttatttaagctttctgttataattttacataacaattttattacagTGAATAATTTTAGAATGACAGAATGACAGTTAATTAGACGATTAACGAAAAAGGATAACA
This genomic interval carries:
- the LOC134747167 gene encoding uncharacterized protein LOC134747167, which encodes MSILKVLPLMYLMVKASALRLPGFDPQYVKEYNENCVCPTETPTIINSLDSDHLGVERLVVFVYKKPDTGEIISFIPQKEHQRKIPDFPDTYGHIHNIDQNPSIRDIFEISPSKDLREHKTYIEPVPQHDSNKGKENTIVPDDKIPKDLNFNEQYSNTDIKIPTWHMSLDQNKVKPEHIDSYSLQISGENDDIKTDIMINDIDMEIPKWQVQIKNKDIPENDHKITKINIDDIGMKNPESPMQLDGIKVKPEHFILHPNDHKNTEIMIDNSGIKIPKWPMQLDGIKVKPEHFILHPNDHKNTKIMIDNSGMKIPEWPMQLDGIKVKPEHFISHPNDHKNIEMIIDNSGMKIPEFTMQFDGVKVKPGHFISHPNYHKNIEMMIDNSGMKIPQWPMQLDGIQVKPEHFISHPNYHKNIEMMIDNSGMKIPQWPMQLDGIQVKPEHFISHPNGHKNIEMMIDNSGMKIPEFPMQLDGIKVKPGHFISHPNDQKNTGIMIDDIGMKLPEWQMQIDQSTVKPEHFTSYAQHISGEYDHKKPEIVIDTDLKIPKLQMQLDENNVKPEAFISNPNDHKKAEIIIDETDIEVPKLQMELDIISQLVPGGNDQTKTEIVIDNIKPPTQDVSSELIPVSGKEYPNSHDTNHASVKPLIDNDLNLDKPSKDSTLLDSLEPQNLFEESSPEHTPGGIETIWHKEQNSLDEANHSIHIRPPPTERFQFSGDKEIKTPTFQRMKVPRKDKYGRIIGWTYKTIKTYWEGGSRIPNNWEKFRINRYKPFNYHHQYIEDPAFGHWLREQLRITTLNGNRIPTSTADIIALDRAIRNVLLQNGWIVTGEGTLLDGSGKISSLDNLKLRPILVGKPFSYDRFMKQSTHESTTSSKVPYLEGLLLTMIQPAKILGIVPLSISPHKHHSEASVNERSSKAENGLLRVLPIEELVSFRKDSQKSKTKKPQVSSKNKPKGPQGSSKTKFKDAALLRQALSEIQQPQYAKGSLTTLKQRKGQVKYMDYGKDGIHRIITPEMPEWRIIGGNSATSSGTPLEWKGRSGLYG